From Deltaproteobacteria bacterium:
AGGCCAAGCGCCTCCATGCGGGCCGTCCTCCCCGCGCGGTGGATATAATCCTCCACCGTTTCCGGAATGTCAAAATTGATGATGTGCTGAATGCCGGGGACATCGATCCCCCGCGAGGCGATATCGGTGGCAACGAGGATCCGGTGTTCCCCCTCCCGAAACCCTTTAAGCGCCGCCGTCCGCTCGCTCTGCGAGAGGTCCGAATGGATCCGTTCCACCGGATGCCCCTCCGCCTCAAGCAGATGGGAGAGCCATTCGGCATCCACCTTTCGCCGCGCGAAAACGAGGGTGCTTCCCAGCTCCTGATGCAAAAGGGCGATCAGGCACTTTCTCTTGTTTTCGCCCTCCACCAGATAAAGACGATGCGTGATCCCTTCCGCCGCCTTTCCCTCCGGCAGGATATCGATCCGGACAGGGTTGGTCAGAAAACGTTGGGTCAGCCGTTCGATCGGCGCCGGCATGGTGGCCGAAAACATCATCGTGTGGCGTTGCCGGGGAACCGACCGGAGAATCTCCTCCACCTGCGGCAGAAATCCGAGATCGAGCATGTGATCGGCCTCGTCCAAAACCAGCTCCTGAATCTGACCCAAGCCGATGATTCTTCGTTCCAGATGATCGATGAGCCGCCCCGGTGTTGCGACAACGATATCCGGTTTTCTTCTCAAGTCGGAAATTTGCGGCCCCATTCTGACACCACCGATCAGGCAGGCCGTTTTCAAATGATGATTTTTGCCGAAGAGATCGAGAAAGGCCTTTGTCTGAAGGGCGATTTCACGCGTGGGGCAGACGATCAACCCGCGCAGGCCGTGGCCGTGGGTGAGGCGTTCGGCAATCGGGAGGACAAACGCCGCCGTCTTTCCCGAACCGGTCTGGGCGAGACCGATGATATCTTTGCCTGTCAGCGCCACCGGGATGACCTCGCACTGGATGGGGGTCGGGTGTTCAAAGCCGATGGCGCGCACCGACTTTAAAACCGCCTCCGACAATCCCAGCGATTCGAAAGTCACAGCAGTCGTGGCGACAGGGTGCTGGCCGACAAACGGGGCCTTTCTTTCAGTTGACTTGTGCATGGCGGGGTCTTTTAGAGGATTTTGGGAGAGAACACAACCAAAAGACGAGGTTATGACAGGGACTTGGCGCGGGATGATCGGATCAGGGGAGGATATCGCGCATGACAATCAGGCCCGAATCTCTCATTGACAAGAACGGTCCTTTTCCTGTTTAATTCACTTTACTTAAAAATCGGCGTACAATTTTTAGCTGTCATGAAAAGAATAATTAACCTGCCGAAATCACACTCTTTTTTTCTTTTTGGAGCCCGGGCAACAGGAAAAACATGGCTGATGCGGGAGCACTTTGCAAAGGGGACAACCATGTTCCTGGATTTGCTTACACCAAAAGATTATGACCGGTTCTCTCAAAATCCTTCCTCATTATCCGAAATTGTCGCGGCCCTCCCGAGTCAGGGCGATTGTTGGGTCATTATTGATGAAGTACAAAAAGTTCCCCAACTTTTGGATATGGTCCATCTTGAAATTGAAGCCCACAGTCGGTCCCAGATGGGAGTCACGACAGAGCGTCCCTCCAGGCGGCGGCTCTTTTTTGCCTTGACCGGCTCAAGCGCCCGCAAATTAAAACGGGGGAGGGCGAATATGTTGGCCGGTCGCGCCTTTCTTCGGCACCTTTATCCGCTTGTATCATCCGAATTTGGCGATGCATTTAATCTTGGTTTTGTTCTTCAGTGGGGAAGTCTGCCGGGGATTGTTACCGCTTCTTCCGATGAAGAACGGAATGAATTGCTCATGGCTTATATTCATACCTACCTCAAAGAAGAAATCCTTGCCGAGCAATTGGCGCGGGAAGCTCCCCCTTTTCGTCGTTTTTTGGAATGCGCGGCCCAGACCAATGGGGAAATTGTGAATTTTTCCTCTATTGCACGGGATGTCGGCTTGAGTTCCAACACGGTCTTGAGCTATTTCCAGATACTCGAAGACACCCTCCTTGCTTATCGGTTGCAACCTTACCATCAATCCATCCGAAAAAGAGAACGAAGGGGGCCAAAATTTTATTTGTTTGATTGTGGCGTTGCCCGGGCTTTACTGGGGCTTCAAAATCAGCCCCTTCTATCCAATAACTACGGATATGGCCGCACCTTTGAACATTTTATTTTTCTTGAGATATACCGTTTGGCATCTTACGCAGGTTCCGATTTTCAGTTGAGTTATCTTCAAACCAAGGATGGCCTCGAAATTGACTTGCTCATTGAACGTCCCGGAATGCCGCTGGCATTAATCGAGATTAAATCAACCGGCACCGTTCAAGATGTTCATTTGCGAGGGCTTCGATCGGTCAAAAAAGATTTTCCCGATGCCCAACAAATGATTCTTTCCCAAGAGCCCAGACCCCGCCTTGTTGATGGCATTCACATTATGCCTTGGCAGATGGGGATTCGTGAACTCGGTTTCGATAAAAAGACGAGGTGATGAAAGAGGCTTTGGCGCGAGATGGTCATGCCAAAACCGGCAAAGGCACCGCTATAACGCATAAATTAACAGGTGCTGTCGTTGCGCCGAAATAGGCCGACATGCCGGCCAGCGCTAACGGATTGAGGTTATAGACAGGTGACGGCGCTATGGTTTGAATGCCGCCAACCGTCATTTCGGCCCCCCATGCGTTCGTATTCCAGAACCCCAATCCCGCATTTTCCGCTTTCGTTACCGTCACAGGACCCAGCCGGGCCGAGGCGATGCCGGTTTCGGATTGAGGAATAAAATATTGATTGGCCTCTATCCGATTATCATCGTGAAACGCGACGGGCTGATGGTTCTCAACCGGCCCGGATAATCCGGCCATGAGAGGAAGAAACGCTTTCAGACCCCCCTTCCCGCCTGCACGACCAGTTTTCTTTTCCTTCCTGAATTTTTCCATCTCCTGGTTTATGGACCATATGCTGTCTACAAGATCGTCGTAGCCGTCCGGCGTGGTTGACAATTTTTTTAGTAAATAATTTCCAACAGATACCTTTCTATCCCAAACCGATGCCCCAAATCGAATTTCGGCAAGGTGAAAAAGTGTCCACCCCGAATTCCAATATGCGCTATGTCTTAAGATTCGTTCCCACACTTGTTGCAGTTCGAATAAAAGGATGTCGTATTTGCCCGAAGTGTCCCGTGCCAGACGCTCCATCATGATCATCGGAAGATCCGGCCGGGTGACAGGGTCGGCCAGGTCAAGCGATGCCAAAAACTGGTAAAATGCCATTTCACCGTCGGCCCTCTTTTTAAAAGTTTTTGCCGATTTTGGATCGACTTTCTCAACTTGTCGGGCCGCTTCATTAAAAATGGATTGCCTTGCCAGATAGTCATTATATTCAACGTCTGCTTCTTCAAGACGGGATGCGAGTTCCTTGCCGGATAAGCTCTGGATTAATGTTTCGACAATCAAACGGGCGCCCTCTTCACGGTTTTTGGGGCCGATCCTGATAAGCGCCTCTCCCTGACTTATCTTGAGATAAGCATTGATGTCGGCCGTATCCGCTGTTTCCGAGCCCAAGAGATATTGCCAGTACTTGAGGTCATAACGGCCCTGGCGCCCGAGTTCCAGCAAAGTTGTATATATCTCATATTCTAATTGATGTTGCTTGAGCTCCCTTGCCAACTGTACAAGGTATATTGCCGCTTTTTGCGCTCGGCCATAATCTCCCATTGTTACATAATGTGCGAACGCTCTTTGAAGACAAGAAATCGGTTGCGGTGGTGCATCTCCCTTGCTGTCCTCCATGATAGCGGCATATACCTTCTCTCTATCCTGGGCAGGCATAAGGATGTCCAGAAAGAATGGCAGATGACGTTCCCTCGTGGAAAAAGGCCTGCTGTAATAATCTGCCAATCTTTTTCTATCTCCGGCATTTTTCATTGCCTCTGGGAGTTCGTCTGGACGAAGAAGGCGTAGGGGACCATGCGTTTGTAGCCATCCTCGTACTTGGGCCAGATGTCTTTTAGATAATTTACCGGCCTCAATTCCGGCAACCAACTGGGCGGCTTCGCGAAGTTTTTCTGCGGGAATTTCTTGCGGCTCCATGATGATGAAGGTTTCCATGAGGGTTTCCCGGTCGGGGCCCCATTGAGGTCGGAGGGCCTCCAGATCGAGCACAACATAGTCACGCATCAATCTCAGTTGGATATCACTAAACGGCACAAATATTGTCCTCTCGCTTCTAAAGATTTGACTGGCACGTTTTTATCGGAAGATAAATATAAAAGTTGCTAAAATTTTCACCAAGAATTAAAAATAATATTTTACGGATTATCAACTTACTGGGTGGAAACTCGTCAAAATGGCAGGTTCAAACAAGCGATTTTAAAGAAAACAACTCTTCTATCGGGTCTGGGGACGCTTTCTGGAAATTTGGGTTTCTGCATCCCCTTCAGGCGGCATATAAGGTTCTCCCCTCTTGAAGGGCCGGCTTTATGACCAAACCGGAGTTGTTTTTGTAACGCTCAATATCGCTTTCGGTGACAACAACTATATCGGCTCCCATGCCGACACCAATCAGATTGCGGTAAATTTTTTGTGCCGTCATCCGACGGTGAACCGTGGGAGGCACAACAATAAGGAGATCGAAATCACTGTGACGCCCCATTTCACCGCGAGCGGCCGATCCAAACAGGATGATTCGGCTGGGATGCGCCGTATTGACAATCCTTTTGACAATTTCGCCGAGTGCCTTCTCGATTTCGGATTTATTCATAAAAAACCCCGAACAGCCTCGCCTGCCTTATTTCAGGATGCCAGAATATTATACTTGGTGACCGATTGGAAATAAAGAATTTTAGCTGATTGACTGTCTACCGAGCCACCACCCGGGCCAAAGGACTTCTCGCAAAGCCGGTTGCGGGAAAGACGGGAGGCCCGATGCCCCATACTTCACAACAACCGTTCGTAGTCATTGTGGTTGCCTATCCAAAACCAGACAACGGTATCATCTTGCATGAGTCCAAGGGCCCGGTAATGCAAAGTAATGCGGATAGACCACATTCCTTTCTCTTGATCGACACACTTGAAATGAAGCGATGGATGAAAAGGACGATCCCGCCAGAGTTGGTAGGCTTTTCGTGCCGATTTTTTGACCGAATCTGGAAGCGGCCGGTAACATTCCCAAAAGCTGGGAAGGGTTTTGGACTTCATAACTTCTCATAATCCATATCAACCGCCTTCCCCTCACGAATTTCCTTTTGAGCCTTGTTGATTAGACCGGCAAATTTGCCCTTGCGTTTAAAAGCCCTGTCCCATTTAACCTCATCACGCTCTTCTTCGACGTATTCGCGTAATCTGTCCGCCACCCGTTCTTGAATCATCTCCGGCAGGGATTCCAACATTTTTATGGCTGTCACAGCTGTTTTTGTCATATAAATTCCCAAGGTTTCACAACCAGTTACCTTACTATTGTACCCCATCCTCAGAAAACTTGGCAACTAATTTTTGTTCTTGGAAATACAATAATCCCGTAGAAACGGCTGATTTCAGGCATGGCTGTGATGGAGGATATTCACATTGGAAAAAATTTCTTCCACACTTTTTCCAGTATGGACCGATTTTACGAGAACTGAAAACCGGACGTTTGGCTTCACTTAAGGGTGTGGAACAATGGCCGTAATGGAAATCCGATTCTTTTCCGGACCATAATACCAGAAAATACGATAAGCGCCGGGGGTTTGATTTTGGGCATAAGTCTCAAATACCTCTTCGCCCCGGGGACCTTTGATCGACTGATACTTGTGAGTGCAAAGACCAGGATGTTTGAGATTGGTTTCCATCAAGCCGAGTGTTTTTCTCACCGCCTTAAGAACCGCTTTTTTCGAAGAATCATCTTCCAGCTTTTTCAAGTTGGCCCGGGCCTCATCGGTAAAAACGAGCTCAAAAGTCACTTCTCCTCCGCATACCTGGCGAACGAACCCAACTTATGCCTGGGCGTTTGCGAAAGGCCTCGTGCCAGGCTCTTTTTAACGACAGGATTCTGGAAAATCCAGACCTCATCCGCCGGTATCGAAACCTTGGGTTTCAGAAAGTAACCCCCTTCCGTTTCATAAACCTCAAAAGAAGAAACCTGTTTGCCCTTGATCACTTTTCCCAGGGCCAACCGGCGCTTTTTATCGAGTGTAATTTCGCCGACAAGTTGTTCCATTCTTTCTTCCTCCCGGGTTACAGACTAACAAAAAGTGGAAAAGGTGACAAGGGGTAAAATAGAAGAATGGCCATATGACAGCAACAATGAATGAATGGTCATTCATTTTTTTCTTGCGGTTTCCCCCAAAAAATAGATAAGCTTGTCATGTAATCACCAACCCCTTTTGAGGAGGTTCGCATGGAACTTTTCAACACCCTAAACGGTTTTTTCTTAAACGCCCATTTCCCCTGGTATCTGGGAGGTTCTATCGTTGTTGTTTTAGCTCTCGGCTATCTCGGCGCCCCGCTCATCCTCTGGACTCTCGCGTTGGCAGTGGCGCTGGTCGGCTTTAAGGCCCCCATACCGGTTTTGTGCGCCTTTATCGCCTTTGCCCTTGTCTTTAATATTCCCCTTATCCGGCGGACCCTCCTCACCTCCTTTGTCATGAAGGTGATGAAAAACTTTCTCCCAAAAGTTTCGGAAACCGAAAGGGTGGCCTTGGAGGCGGGCGTCGTGTGGGTCGAAAAGGATTTGTTCTCCGGAAAACCCGATCTTAAAAAGCTGCTGAAAGAGACTTATCCGAAATTGACAAGGGAAGAGCAGGCCTTTCTCGACGGCCCGGTGGAGCGCCTCTGCGCCGTCCTGGACGACTGGAAGATCTGGCAGGACAAAGAAATCCCGAAGGAGGCCTGGGATATCATGAAGAGGGAAAAATTTTTCGGAATGATCATCCCGAAGGAATATGGCGGCCTCGGTTTTTCGGCCATGGTCAACAGCGCGGTCGTGATGAAGGTGGCCACCCGCTCATGCGCCGGCTGTGTGACGGTGATGGTGCCCAACTCGCTGGGCCCCGCGGAACTTCTCACCCACTACGGCACTCCGGAGCAGAAAAAAAATCTCCTCCCCAAGCTCGCCTCGGGCGAGCATATCCCCTGCTTCGGCCTCACCGAACCGACGGCGGGGAGCGACGCCGGCGGCATGAAGGCCACGGGCGTTCTGTTTAAAGGGAGCGACGGCAAACTTTATGTCCGGCTGAACTGGGAAAAGCGGTGGATCACGCTGGCCTCCATCGCCACCCTGTTGGGCATCGCCTTCAAATTGACCGACCCCGACAATCTTTTGGGGAAGGGGCCCAACGTGGGAATCACCTGCGCCCTGGTTCCTTCAACAACAAAAGGGGTCACGCTGGGGCGAAGGCACGATCCGCTTGGTGTCCCCTTTCACAACTGTCCCCTCTGGGGAAAGGATGTGGTGATCTCCGCCGAAGAGTGCATTGTCGGCGGAATCAAGGGGGCCGGCCTTGGATGGAAGATGCTGATGGAAAGTCTGGGGGCCGGGCGCGGCATCTCGCTCCCCGCCCAGAGCGTCGGCGGCGCCAAGTTTGTGACGCGGGTGTGCAGTAATCATGCCACAATCCGAAAACAGTTCGGCATGTCCATCGGGAGGTTTGAAGGAGTTGAAGAGCCTCTCGCCCGGATTGCCGGCTGGAACTACCTGATGGAGGCGAACCGCCTGTTTACCCTCGGCGCCCTGGACAAGGGGATCAAGCCTCCCGTAATCACGGCGATGGCGAAATACTACCAGACGGAGCTGGCGCGAAAGATCGTCAATGACGGGATGGATATTATGGGGGGTTCCGGCATCTCGCGCGGGCCGCGCAATCTTTTGGCGCACATGTATATCGGCACTCCCATCGGCATCACGGTGGAAGGGGCGAATATCCTTACCCGCACCCTGATGATCTTCGGGCAGGGAGCGCTTCGGGCGCATCCCTATGCCTATCAGGAGGTCAAAACGGCGGGGGAAAACAACCTGAAGGGCTTTGATTCTGCCTTCTGGGGGCATGTAGGGCATGTTGTCAGAAATCTCACTCGTTCCTGTCTGTTGAGTCTCACCCGCGGCAGACTCGCTATCTCTCCCGTCGGCGGACCGGTCGCCAAATATTACCGGAGGCTCGCCTGGGCCTCGGCCTCCTTTGCCATCATGGCCGATCTCGCCATGGCGACTCTCGGCGGTTCCCTGAAGGTCAAGCAAAAAATCACCGGACGGTTCGCGGACATCCTGGCCTGGATGTATTTCGGCTTTGCCACATTAAGGCGTTTTGAGGCGGAGGGGCGTCGAAGGGAAGACCTGCCGTTTGTCCACTTTGGAATGGCCTATGCCTTTTCCGAAATCCAAAAGGCCTTCGACGGCATTTTTGCCAACATGGGAGGGATTTTTAAGGGGCCGATCCGTTTGTGGTCCCGTTTGAATAGCATCGGCGAACCCCCTTCGGACAA
This genomic window contains:
- a CDS encoding nucleotidyltransferase domain-containing protein, yielding MNKSEIEKALGEIVKRIVNTAHPSRIILFGSAARGEMGRHSDFDLLIVVPPTVHRRMTAQKIYRNLIGVGMGADIVVVTESDIERYKNNSGLVIKPALQEGRTLYAA
- a CDS encoding acyl-CoA dehydrogenase, which codes for MELFNTLNGFFLNAHFPWYLGGSIVVVLALGYLGAPLILWTLALAVALVGFKAPIPVLCAFIAFALVFNIPLIRRTLLTSFVMKVMKNFLPKVSETERVALEAGVVWVEKDLFSGKPDLKKLLKETYPKLTREEQAFLDGPVERLCAVLDDWKIWQDKEIPKEAWDIMKREKFFGMIIPKEYGGLGFSAMVNSAVVMKVATRSCAGCVTVMVPNSLGPAELLTHYGTPEQKKNLLPKLASGEHIPCFGLTEPTAGSDAGGMKATGVLFKGSDGKLYVRLNWEKRWITLASIATLLGIAFKLTDPDNLLGKGPNVGITCALVPSTTKGVTLGRRHDPLGVPFHNCPLWGKDVVISAEECIVGGIKGAGLGWKMLMESLGAGRGISLPAQSVGGAKFVTRVCSNHATIRKQFGMSIGRFEGVEEPLARIAGWNYLMEANRLFTLGALDKGIKPPVITAMAKYYQTELARKIVNDGMDIMGGSGISRGPRNLLAHMYIGTPIGITVEGANILTRTLMIFGQGALRAHPYAYQEVKTAGENNLKGFDSAFWGHVGHVVRNLTRSCLLSLTRGRLAISPVGGPVAKYYRRLAWASASFAIMADLAMATLGGSLKVKQKITGRFADILAWMYFGFATLRRFEAEGRRREDLPFVHFGMAYAFSEIQKAFDGIFANMGGIFKGPIRLWSRLNSIGEPPSDKITHQIAQLIQVDGEQRDRLTKGIYIPTREGEALARQEAAFKTIKKAEGVEKKIMKAVKEKKIAKQKKVSAMVEEAAKIGVISEAETALLKKAEERRLDAVTVDDFSEEEYLGRAAVAARARMTA
- a CDS encoding DEAD/DEAH box helicase yields the protein MHKSTERKAPFVGQHPVATTAVTFESLGLSEAVLKSVRAIGFEHPTPIQCEVIPVALTGKDIIGLAQTGSGKTAAFVLPIAERLTHGHGLRGLIVCPTREIALQTKAFLDLFGKNHHLKTACLIGGVRMGPQISDLRRKPDIVVATPGRLIDHLERRIIGLGQIQELVLDEADHMLDLGFLPQVEEILRSVPRQRHTMMFSATMPAPIERLTQRFLTNPVRIDILPEGKAAEGITHRLYLVEGENKRKCLIALLHQELGSTLVFARRKVDAEWLSHLLEAEGHPVERIHSDLSQSERTAALKGFREGEHRILVATDIASRGIDVPGIQHIINFDIPETVEDYIHRAGRTARMEALGLVSTIATWQDLPMVRDIEAELGQAIPRCVAVGVPPFMEAAPKSAFVSRPGFRPRRRR
- a CDS encoding ATP-binding protein; the protein is MKRIINLPKSHSFFLFGARATGKTWLMREHFAKGTTMFLDLLTPKDYDRFSQNPSSLSEIVAALPSQGDCWVIIDEVQKVPQLLDMVHLEIEAHSRSQMGVTTERPSRRRLFFALTGSSARKLKRGRANMLAGRAFLRHLYPLVSSEFGDAFNLGFVLQWGSLPGIVTASSDEERNELLMAYIHTYLKEEILAEQLAREAPPFRRFLECAAQTNGEIVNFSSIARDVGLSSNTVLSYFQILEDTLLAYRLQPYHQSIRKRERRGPKFYLFDCGVARALLGLQNQPLLSNNYGYGRTFEHFIFLEIYRLASYAGSDFQLSYLQTKDGLEIDLLIERPGMPLALIEIKSTGTVQDVHLRGLRSVKKDFPDAQQMILSQEPRPRLVDGIHIMPWQMGIRELGFDKKTR